The Rosa chinensis cultivar Old Blush chromosome 7, RchiOBHm-V2, whole genome shotgun sequence DNA segment ACGACCCTTAAGAAAAGCAAATTGATTCGGCAAAATGATTCGAGAAGCAATAGGAGAAATCCTGTCAGCAAGTACCCTTGTGATAATTTTAAAGATGAAATTGGCCATAGCAATAGGATGGTATTGGGAAATTACCTCAGCTTCCGAAACTTTAGGGAGAAGAGCAACAAAGCTACAATTAAGATTAGGCAAAATGTACCCCGTCTCAAAAAAGGAACGAATAGCTCTAACTACATCTGAACCAACAAAATCCCAACATGCACGATAAAAATGCCCATTAAAGCCATCAGGACCAGGTGCACTATCGGGATCCATAGAAAAAACAACCAGTTTAATTTCCTCTGGAGAAGGTACTCACGTTAGACTGTCATTTTCTTCCGAAGACACTAGAGAAGGGATAAGCTCCGAGACAAGACCAGTGTCAATTGAGAACCCATCATCACTAAACGCTGTGGTGAAATGATCAACAACGTGCTCTCGCATTATATTAACATATGTTTGATAATCAAAACCAATGCGAAGATGAGAAATAAAAGAACGAGCACGGCTAATTTTTGCAACTCTCTGATAATAACCGGTGTTTCGATCCCCATCCTGTACCCACTTTTCACGTGCTTTCGAAGACCAAAACTGATCCTGAATAAGGAAAGCATTGGTCAAAACGTTATGAGCATCTAACTCTTTCTTGCAGCGTTCCTCACTAAAACCATTAGTAGAGATGTCAAGCTGAATTTCCTCAAGACTTGCACGAGCTAAATCAACAGCAAGATTTACATTACCAAAAACAGTAGATAGCCCTTACTATTTGCTTGAATAGTAATTATTGGGGGCTAAAATTGAGCATGAGATCTATTTTAGCCCCCACAACTGGAGATGGCTCGAGTGATATATTACTAAAAAACATtctaaaaaatttaaacaatgtttaagtataatgtattttgagagagattgatgagagaattgtgttcttattattgagaataggagccctatatatagggattacaaagtgctagttctaatgttacaaggaataccaatccgtgtaggattgggaaatctagaaccttctctcctattgctactcctagtttgataaggcacactaaatcgatattccttcaacactccccttgtgccgcttcaaacttggtggtgacgcttcatccgttgcctcgttaaaaaccttgccaggtaacaaaaccctgtgggataaaaataaccctggtcgaaggacaaaaagagcacaacacgtccttcactcttcgagatcgaacatgtagacatcataactcccctgatgtcgatatctccccctgattgctataatcgtgggagttcggataactttctcaatccgatgctcttcacatgtttctcgaaggtggatttaggtaacgacttagtgaataagtccgctacattatcctctgattggatttgattcacttcaatctttagaagtgattgttgttgctgattataaaagaacttaggcgatatatgcttggtgttgtcgcccttgatgaaacctaacttcatttgttcaatacaagctgcattatcctcataaatgcatgtaggttcatttgtggtagacttcaaaccacaacttccttgaatgtgtcgaattacggaccttagccatacacattcacgtacagcttcatgtagagcaataatctctgcatgatttgaggaagtagcaacaagggtctgttttgtagacctccaagatatcacagtgcttcccatggtaaagacataaccagtttgggagcgacctttgtgagggtcagagaggtaccctgcatcagcaaaacccatcaagacatcattgttgTTTTGATGGAGGAagataggagaacgccggccaccatgagcggtggcggcgccggcggcggcaacatggccggtggccattccatggacgggggcgttttgcctcttggggtccaatcccaattttccatcattccttttctctctgtagggatagaataggcctatatcaatcgtacctcttaggtatcgaaagattgtctttataccaatccaatggcggcgtgttggcgcagagctatgtcgagctaacaagttcactgcgaatgagatatccggtcttgtgcattgagctaagtacaataatgcgcctattgcactcaaatagggcacctcggcctctaatggttcttcgtcctcatcccttggacgaaacggatcttttccgggctcaagactacggccgatcatgggagtactcgtaggctttgctttatcttcattaaagcgccttaggattttctgagtatatgcagactgatggatcaagattccatcactacggtgctcgagttctaaaccgaggcaaaaccgtgttttcccaagatctttcatctcaaattcggatttcaagtatttagcagtttccttcaactcatctagagttccaattaggttcatgtcatcgacataaactgctacgattgcaaatccggaacttgttcttttaatgaacacgcatgggcatatttcattgttaatatatcccttcccaatcaagtagtcacttagacggttataccacatccgtccggattgttttaatccatatagtgagcgttttaaccttattgaaaacgcgctccgtggtttagagccacttgatttgggtaattgaagtccatctggaaccttcatatatatctctgaatctagatccccatagagatatgctgtaaccacatccataagctgcatgtcaagtttttcggaaactaccaaactgacaaggtagcggaacgttataacgtccattacgggagaatatgtctcctcgtagtcgattccagggcgttgtgagaaaccttgcaccacaaggcgggctttatatcttaccacctcatttttctcattacgctttctaacaaagacccatttatggccaacaggctttacacttgggggtgtctgcgttacaggcccaaatacctctctctttgttagtgaatccaattcaacctggatcgcatctttccatttaggccaatctgctcttcgttgacattcttcaacagagcgaggttcgatatcatcatattctataatccctttcgcaatatgatatgcaaatgcatcatcaattgccatagaatttctatccatcatctcatgtacactagtgtaatttatggagatctctctattctctggagttggttctgacattggagcgtcccccaatgatgtctcttggacataaccataatccggaatattctcatgagatggattatttacatcgatgattaatggattattttgtgccaaactcgctttctttcttgggcgagaatccatcgaacctattggcctcccgcgcttcctggcaggagccgtgggcctagccacaacgtcactaccactttggacgttggcgccatgctcaagtgcccttgaggtggcgtcatgtcctctaattttagggacatcaatccttgcaggcacgtttgcagcaggtatgtgtgatctcgtcactttagcgatatcagaaaacgcatcaggcatcgaatctgctacgttctgaagatcgagaattctccgcacttcaatttctgactgtgcggttcggggatcaagatgagacagagtggggacagaccacgacaattcctgtcgttcctgttgaacattgatgttcttatctccccctaacgacgggaagactgtctcatcgaagtgacaatccgcaaatctagcggtaaagagatcgcctgtcaagggttctatgtagcggataatcgttggagaatcatatccaacataaatgcctaatcgtctttgaggacccattttggtgcgctgtggtggcgcaattggcacataaactgcacacccaaatatgcgtaagtgtgagacattaggctcatacccagtcaccatctgggacgcagaaaagggttgagtggcagtgggcctcagacgaataagcacagctgcatgcaatattgcatagccccaagcagaaatagggagattggtgcgcatcaccaatgctcgagcaaccatttgtagtcgtttaatggtggcttctgcgagaccattttgggtatgaacatgaggaacaggatgttcaacatcaatcccaatggacatgcaataatcatcaaaagtctttgatgtaaactctccagcattgtctaatcttatagacttaataggatgatcagggtggtgagcccttaacctaattatttgtgctaggagtttagcaaatgcagcgttccttgtggacaataacatgacatgtgaccagcgtgtcgatgcatcaaccaataccataaaatatcgaaatggtccgcatgatggttgaataggtccacaaatatcaccttggattctttgcaagaatggtatattttctttggtgtcctttgcataggatggtctcgatcctaactttgctaaagagcaggctttgcagaacgaataatgggctttagaaataaccaatgaggattttggttgagccatgaagtcacttttgactttagaagcagaaattggagtcaggggagcaggggtggcgtcaaagccaccctggagccgcagggggatggcggcgccggctagtggtggccggacttgaagggggaaggcgccgtgaggcgcaggtgctcctccttgatccaaatttcgagttttacttcctttcgttctgaaaaagggatgtccgtgtgaagtctttaatatacggatcatcatgtcacgacctgggtgtcccaaacggtcgtgccaaagcctatatgtgtcggaatcccataaatcatctctcatgacatggttggattcaatgactcgaatagtggttgcatacaacccactagagcgacacataagtttctctaagactcgtttatgtccgtagtcattagaggtgatgcaaaggaactcttgtccattctcacaatgtgtttccacatgaaaaccattggctcttatatctttgaagctcaatagggttcttcctgccctaggagcataaagagcttcggtgacattcaaagtagtgccattaggcaacataaattgagctggtcctcgaccatgaatcaattgagatggtccagccatcgtagtcacagaagatcgagtaggcgccatccatagaaatagctgcctgtttcgaaggatggtatgtgtagtggcactatccacgaggcattcgagctctccgggaaacatactgaaaaataataaagttcgaatttagaatatgtccaagacatttgaataaaataagtcgatactttattaatgatagccaatgattacatcaaagtttcttgaccaaaatctaatccaacataaaatcaaatcgtagacaaatcgtagtcactctatccgtttggtaagtccaatcaaatatgaccaggaaagtagagagagatgtcggtggagcgaagctctcttaagtaccactaatctcaattactgtcctagacatcatacttaattcgATGCGCCACATAAGATAGAattaatacaaaatgtcatttattgactaaggcatattgccattacataattcttggaagtAAAActaaggactatactaatcaaaatctgcagcatctttgtgcaattctttgtcagatttgaagtccgctatggtgagattgacattggcatcatcaccatcttcttctgcttcggcaagataggcttcatgctctctaaagtctctatatgccttgtaatgcgcagctaattgcttgcttgcattgcattgcttgaaccaatgttcacttgatccacatcgatgacacatgtcattgtgatttcctccccttaattgaggtgcattatttgcacttgggtggcgtcccctAGAAGAAttggcgccattcccacggcctTGGGTGGCTCCTCCAcgtcctggagccccacggcctcctctcccacgttgccatgtattgccacgtgTTCGCCCTTCATTCTGACGattaccttcctttgtagggcggttatatggaccaaaacgtccattgtgtcccttatttttagggttccgctccttgcgccctcctttgggtgcatgaatataattcgcctcttgaacactcttagttcctataggccttgaattataattcttcacgaggatattatcatgtttttcagctacagacatgatattaattagctgatgaaacctcgtgatccgtccagtgTTAAATTctgttcgatattgctttgatagcaaaatagctgagacggggaaggtggagagagttttctcaattagttcttgctctgtgacaggttgtccacagaaccccaacatggttttgaggcgtagaacttctgaattatattcagctacagacttgaagtcggcgaatcgtagattgccccattgaactttcaagtcggggaggagggtatcctgaacattaccaaatcgctcttctagcgcaacccataattccctagcatccttgattgccatgtactccaatcggagCGATTTATCCATGTGGTGTCTCATCAAGATGAGAGCGGTGGCATTATttgtagccgtacgctcaaataaGAGGTCGGGATTTGGTGCTTGAATTacgggtaggatcccttttgaagtgaggtggttctcaacatccgtgacccaactatgatattccgagccagttgagtcaaggataggaaagtcaagctttggcttcgacatcctgaaatcaagaagaagaaatatattagtttcggagttaaaacttccacgacaactaataaataataagatttccgagctatgctaccaagaaatcgatttccaagaatgattggattagaccgaaacaatgatgtttatatggtcataaatcgatgcttacggacgctcttagtccgaagtcttacgaacgctcttagttcgttaattgcgtgaatccccacgattccgcttttcaagaatcgaacccacgttataagaaaggtgggatgtagaagaggggaggttgcaagtccccgaagaaaaagaaggaggaaTTAAAATTCGAAAAcaggaactttaatttaaaaacttacttgttgaaaattcggagcagattctgttctgaacagcttgtacttcgattggtgtacagatctgaatatatctccgataaggctgaaatttggagattagatggaagagacagagacgaacaactttgatgaagaaagtttttcgatctgagcttccgaactagacgtttcgaggcttgaaagtagacggatgtgcacaggaacggaaaaaagatgcagtgggtgtgcgttggcttgtttgcgcagcagggatgcttcggtggcagcaggctggaacgcagggctgcaggaagggggggcagcaggggctgctgtgcaaggttgcaagcacacgggtgctcgggctgcagcgaaggctcggctagctcgggctaggggctgctttgtgaatgagttttggttttctgttttgtggttagagtcgtgctgataacgtgtttaagtataatgtattttgagagagattgatgagagaattgtgttcttattattgagaataggagccctatatatagggattacaaagtgctagttctaatgttacaaggaataccaatccgtgtaggattgggaaatctagaaccttctctcctattgctactcctagtttgataaggcacactaaatcgatattccttcaacaaacaatacaatcTTGCAGCACACAATCAATTGACAACCGTCATACACTCAAACATGAGTGACCAACCAATTACACCATCTGGAAAATGTACTTAACTAGTAAAGATAGCTAGGATCTTTAAGGAGagatgactatttacaatgacTTACGTACGAGAGTAGACTTTACAGTTATTTACAATACATAAACAATAGTATCAACATTAAATTCAAGTAAATTAAATTTCACTTCCAACGAGTTTCAAGTTCATGGCTCTTCATGACAGAACTAGGCTGATCATGAGGAAAGTTTTCTCCATCACTCAAACCCTCTAGAGAATAGACCTCCCATCCACACTCTTTCCAGTAGGTGAAATAAACTTCGGGGATATGTGCAACTTTCCAATAGTCATTGTCTTTCTCATGTGGACGTAGGGTCTTGATGAATGTTTCTGGCATATCGAAAAACTCAAGCACCTTCAATTTGCTCAGGTGTTCAATGCCTGACGGCACCTTCTCCAATAACTTGCAGCGCTGGATGCTTAGCTTTTTTACAGAAGGCATTGCTCCCAACTGCACCTGTATGCATCTAAGTCCCTCAAATTCGTCGATACCCAAATGTTTGAGCTTCTTGAACCCTCCAGCTTCAAAGCATAATGTGTCTCCTTCAAACACCTGAGATAGTTCGAGGTGTACTAGATTGGGCAAATATTGAAGGAATACAAGTGGATCATCCTTTAACCTACTCCATTTCAAATATAACCTGACAAGGCTATGCAGAGAAGGAATCCAGTGCGGTATTGTCTCCAACCGTCCTCGCAAGTAGAGGCGCTGAAGCAGTAGAGGGGGAGAAGAAAGGTGCTGCAAATCAATAATCTCATCCTCTTCTACTGAAGTTATGGACAACGTGCAAAGTTTGTTCAGCTTTTCAATTGATGAACAAAGAACTTTTCCATCTTCTTTTCTCATCTGTACAATGCCTAATCTTCTCAACTGAACTAGGTTCCTGAGCTCTCTTAATATGGCACCACCATCTTCGTTTGCCTTGATGAAACAGAGCTTTTGAAGGGATGTCAAAACCCCAATTTTCGCAAGTACCTTGAAACCATATTTTGAGTGAAAATCTCCATAAGGTACAAATTCATAACGATATACCAGGAGATGACGTAGATGTTCGAGCTTTAAGATTTCAACTGGGAGTTCAGTAACCAGAGAATGTTTAAGGTCCAAAGTCTCCAGGTTTTGAAGCTTCCCAATGAACCTTGGAATGGTTTTCACCTTGGTACCTTTCAAACTCAGAtacttcaaaaagaaaaggttgacaACTTCAACTGGGAAAACATTTAGAGGTGCATTCTGCAAGTCTAAGACATTAAGAAGTCTGAACCCTCCAGGAAAATAATTTTGTAGTAATGGCTTCTCGGCAACTCTAAACATAAATAGAGAACGCAGTTGAGAAACACACCTGTTTTTCTGTACATATTGCATTGAGTTATGCACTGACAGGCGGCGCACTTTATCAGGCCAGGGAACATTTTGCTCTTTAGATATTGTGGCAAAGTTCTGATCTCTTATCTTAGAGGTGATAATCTCTCGAAAAAGGTCATGAACACGAATGTTCTTGACCCTTCCATCAGATGTTGTGTCAGCAGCTTGAATCATGCCTCTATTCAGTAGTTCACTGAGGTAGTCCTCTGCAACATCTTCCAATGTTTTGCCATCTTTTGGTTCGATGAACCCCTCTGCCATCCATAATCGAACAAGCCTCATATGCTCAATTAGATAATCCTCAGGAAAGATGCTCAGGTACAAGAAGCAAGATTTTAGATAGTACGGTAAATCATTGAAACTGAGAGAGAGTACTTTTTTTAAGTCCCTCAGTTTGTCATTGCCCTCAATTTCAGCTCCAAGACTATGGCCAACCATATCCCACTCATCAATCCGACGCTTGTCCTTGGTAGACAAAACACCACTGACTGCCACAATCGCAAGCGGCATCCCCTCACACTTCTTTAAAACATCAGTACAGATTTCCTCTAAATGAGGAGGGCATGATTTCCCCTGGAATGTCTTCTTGCATAAAAGTTCCCAAGACTCCGATTGGGGCAAGGGCTCCAAATTGTAGGCTTTCCCTCCAGATTGTACACTGGTTGTAGAGGCTACTTCAGCATTTCGAGTAGTGAGAATGACTCGGCTACCAGAAATATTGTTAGGCAAGGCATATTTCACAGCATCCCATCCATGCAAGTGCCATACATCATCTAAAACAATGAGATACCTCCTTTTCTGCAGGAAGTCCTTGATTATTGTTTTCAAGTGATTGTTGTTCATGGTATTGATTCCTTCTGGAACAGGCCTGCGGATTGCGTTGTGGAGTTGATGAACCATGTCTTTGAGGAGTTCTCCAAGTTTGAAAGACCGAGTAACAGTGATCCAAGCACAAACTTTGAAATGTTTCTTCACTTCTGCAGCATCATAGACTTGCTTGACCAGGGTAGTTTTCCCCATTCCCCCCATTCCAGCCACAGAAACTACTTCACGTCCAGAACCACCCTTGACTAGCCAGCCAACCAGCTGCTTTATGGGCTCGTCAATGCCTACAATATCAGTCTTCTCTAGAAGTAGAGCATCACCTCGATGGTCATCCCATGTATTGCATGCACTGCTGGAGCCTGCACCTTGTTCAGCCATATTGAATTTGTGACGGAGTCTCTTGTGAACCTCCGAGATTTTTCTGATTCTCAAGTTGATGCCTTGTAATTCAGAAGCAATTCGGTATCGAGCTTTTGTGTTCTTAATGCAGCAAGAAAGCCTATGGATTGAACCATATAATCCCTCCCCATGATCATGCGCCTGCAGAAGTGtaaattcatcaagaacatcTTCACTGTCATGAGCAATGTCTCTTAGTTGCTTAACCCATACTTTGAGTTCCTCATCACTCTCTTCAGATGCATCAGCAACCCTCAGAAAAGCCGTCATCCGCTCCAGCTCTCCTCTTAGATACACAATTTCTTCCCTAACCCCTCCTCCCAAAAGTTGCAAATCATTTTCAAAAAGGGGTGCAAGCTTGTCAAGCAGAAACTTGACTGCACTCTCCGCCATGAATTCTCTCTTCACTCTCTTTGATTACCCTTTCTTCCTTAACTGATTTTCTGAGTTCAGAATCTGTGGTTAAATAATTAAGGGGCACTTGGAATATTCACAGAATGTTGCAGATACTTTTCTGTGTAAGAAACCAAGTTGAAGAAGTAACAGCGACTGGAATGCGATTTTTCTTTCTGGGAAGCAATCACTGTAATTCCCAACTCAGAATGTTCCACGCAATTAAAATGCAATAATCCAAGGAACTTTCCTAGAAACTGCCACAAAGTTCATAAATCCACTATGGTATGTTTGATAGCTTCATGGTT contains these protein-coding regions:
- the LOC112180365 gene encoding disease resistance protein RPM1; translated protein: MAESAVKFLLDKLAPLFENDLQLLGGGVREEIVYLRGELERMTAFLRVADASEESDEELKVWVKQLRDIAHDSEDVLDEFTLLQAHDHGEGLYGSIHRLSCCIKNTKARYRIASELQGINLRIRKISEVHKRLRHKFNMAEQGAGSSSACNTWDDHRGDALLLEKTDIVGIDEPIKQLVGWLVKGGSGREVVSVAGMGGMGKTTLVKQVYDAAEVKKHFKVCAWITVTRSFKLGELLKDMVHQLHNAIRRPVPEGINTMNNNHLKTIIKDFLQKRRYLIVLDDVWHLHGWDAVKYALPNNISGSRVILTTRNAEVASTTSVQSGGKAYNLEPLPQSESWELLCKKTFQGKSCPPHLEEICTDVLKKCEGMPLAIVAVSGVLSTKDKRRIDEWDMVGHSLGAEIEGNDKLRDLKKVLSLSFNDLPYYLKSCFLYLSIFPEDYLIEHMRLVRLWMAEGFIEPKDGKTLEDVAEDYLSELLNRGMIQAADTTSDGRVKNIRVHDLFREIITSKIRDQNFATISKEQNVPWPDKVRRLSVHNSMQYVQKNRCVSQLRSLFMFRVAEKPLLQNYFPGGFRLLNVLDLQNAPLNVFPVEVVNLFFLKYLSLKGTKVKTIPRFIGKLQNLETLDLKHSLVTELPVEILKLEHLRHLLVYRYEFVPYGDFHSKYGFKVLAKIGVLTSLQKLCFIKANEDGGAILRELRNLVQLRRLGIVQMRKEDGKVLCSSIEKLNKLCTLSITSVEEDEIIDLQHLSSPPLLLQRLYLRGRLETIPHWIPSLHSLVRLYLKWSRLKDDPLVFLQYLPNLVHLELSQVFEGDTLCFEAGGFKKLKHLGIDEFEGLRCIQVQLGAMPSVKKLSIQRCKLLEKVPSGIEHLSKLKVLEFFDMPETFIKTLRPHEKDNDYWKVAHIPEVYFTYWKECGWEVYSLEGLSDGENFPHDQPSSVMKSHELETRWK